Proteins found in one Thalassophryne amazonica chromosome 1, fThaAma1.1, whole genome shotgun sequence genomic segment:
- the shha gene encoding sonic hedgehog protein A → MLLWTRIALLALICFSLLSSGMGCGPGRGYGRRRHPKKLTPLAYKQFIPNVAEKTLGASGRYEGKITRNSERFKELTPNYNTDIIFKDEENTGADRLMTQRCKDKLNSLAISVMNQWPGVKLRVTEGWDEDGHHLEESLHYEGRAVDITTSDRDKSKYGTLSRLAVEAGFDWVYYESKAHIHCSVKAENSVAAKSGGCFPGSSSVTLQDGSRKEVRDLRAGDKVLAVDDDGNPVYTDFIMFIDREPNARRIFYVIETDSGHKLTLTAAHLLFVSRNSTERRLSAVFASAVRPGHEVFVFDERRRRLEPKTVKRIYTQAHEGSFAPVTAQGTVVVDQVLASCYAAIQDHRLAHWALAPVRLAHWVSSLLFRSQPEERAHEDGVHWYPKVLYRLGTWLLDSHSIHPLGMSVYPS, encoded by the exons atgctgctctgGACCAGAATCGCGCTGCTGGCTCTCATCTGCTTCTCCTTGCTGTCCTCCGGGATGGGATGCGGACCGGGCAGGGGCTACGGCAGGAGAAGACACCCGAAGAAGCTGACACCTCTTGCGTACAAGCAGTTTATCCCCAACGTGGCGGAGAAGACCCTCGGGGCGAGCGGCAGATACGAAGGCAAGATCACGAGAAACTCCGAGCGATTTAAAGAGCTGACTCCAaattacaacacagacatcatATTCAAGGATGAGGAGAACACCGGCGCCGACAGGCTCATGACCCAG AGATGTAAAGACAAGCTGAACTCTCTGGCTATCTCGGTGATGAACCAGTGGCCCGGAGTCAAGCTGCGGGTCACCGAGGGCTGGGACGAGGATGGGCACCACCTGGAGGAGTCGCTGCACTACGAGGGCAGGGCCGTGGACATCACCACCTCTGACAGAGACAAGAGCAAATACGGCACGTTGTCCAGGCTTGCAGTAGAAGCCGGATTCGACTGGGTCTACTATGAATCCAAAGCCCACATCCACTGCTCTGTCAAAGCAG aAAATTCAGTGGCGGCAAAATCCGGCGGCTGCTTTCCCGGATCCTCCTCCGTCACCCTGCAGGATGGGAGCAGGAAGGAGGTGAGAGACCTCCGAGCGGGAGACAAAGTCCTGGCGGTGGACGACGACGGGAACCCGGTTTACACCGACTTCATCATGTTCATAGACCGCGAACCGAACGCCAGGAGGATCTTCTACGTGATTGAAACCGACTCTGGCCACAAACTCACCCTGACCGCCGCGCACCTCCTCTTCGTCTCCCGCAACTCCACGGAGCGGCGCCTGTCCGCCGTGTTCGCCAGCGCCGTGCGCCCCGGCCACGAGGTCTTCGTGTTCGACGAGCGGCGGCGCCGCCTCGAACCTAAAACCGTAAAACGGATTTACACGCAGGCGCACGAGGGCTCCTTTGCGCCGGTGACCGCGCAGGGGACCGTGGTGGTGGATCAGGTCCTCGCGTCCTGTTACGCAGCAATCCAAGACCACCGCCTGGCGCACTGGGCGCTGGCACCCGTCAGGCTCGCTCACTGGGTGTCCTCGTTGCTTTTCCGCTCCCAGCCGGAGGAGCGCGCGCACGAGGATGGAGTGCACTGGTACCCAAAGGTGCTCTATCGATTAGGGACTTGGCTCCTGGACAGCCACTCGATCCATCCACTCGGGATGTCCGTGTACCCGAGTTGA